In Aureibacillus halotolerans, a single genomic region encodes these proteins:
- a CDS encoding M24 family metallopeptidase, with protein MSLTHLNVQLKKMEVDTAIVTLPSDIFYLTQFKTEPHERVVALVIQLERDPLLLLPAMEVEQARADGWAGDVLPYKDTDQPWELLAASLDSATISTLGIQKNHLTVERLEAIQQTLEPTKVIAVENVLQQMRLVKSPQELAIMKEAALFADKGVEIGKHALKEGITELEVKNAIEQGLAQLGIAEMAFKTTVLFGKRSAQPHGNSGNTALCKGDIALFDLGVVHNGYTSDITRCFLFAEYNEEAATIYEAVLAAEEQAIKSIAPGVPIATAERAARDELKTRKLETDFTHRLGHGLGIDVHEFPSLHEKNETPFCVGMTFTVEPGVYVPSIGGIRIEDDIVVTEHGYEILTESPKQLEVVPYK; from the coding sequence ATGTCATTAACTCATTTGAATGTGCAACTAAAGAAAATGGAAGTGGATACGGCCATTGTGACATTGCCATCGGACATCTTCTACTTAACCCAATTTAAAACTGAGCCGCACGAGCGTGTTGTTGCTTTGGTCATTCAACTAGAACGCGATCCCCTCCTATTGCTTCCTGCAATGGAAGTGGAACAAGCTAGAGCAGATGGGTGGGCGGGCGACGTGCTTCCATACAAAGACACTGATCAACCATGGGAGCTGCTTGCTGCATCTTTAGACAGTGCAACCATTTCCACACTCGGAATTCAAAAAAATCATCTAACCGTTGAACGACTTGAAGCTATTCAGCAAACATTGGAGCCAACAAAGGTCATTGCCGTCGAGAATGTATTACAACAAATGCGATTAGTGAAAAGCCCACAGGAGCTCGCGATCATGAAAGAAGCGGCATTGTTCGCAGACAAAGGAGTAGAAATAGGGAAACACGCTCTTAAGGAAGGCATTACAGAGCTTGAGGTTAAAAATGCCATCGAGCAGGGCCTTGCTCAGCTTGGTATCGCTGAAATGGCTTTTAAAACGACGGTCTTATTCGGTAAGCGATCAGCACAGCCGCATGGCAATAGTGGAAACACCGCGTTATGTAAAGGCGATATTGCCCTTTTCGATCTCGGTGTCGTGCATAATGGGTATACTTCAGACATCACTAGATGCTTTTTGTTTGCTGAGTATAATGAAGAAGCAGCCACCATATATGAAGCTGTGCTTGCAGCCGAAGAACAAGCGATCAAATCGATTGCTCCAGGCGTGCCCATCGCAACGGCAGAACGTGCAGCGCGTGATGAATTAAAAACAAGAAAGCTTGAGACCGATTTCACTCATAGGCTTGGTCATGGGCTTGGCATTGATGTTCATGAATTCCCGTCCCTTCACGAAAAAAATGAAACCCCCTTTTGTGTAGGAATGACGTTCACAGTTGAACCAGGTGTCTATGTTCCGTCGATTGGTGGCATTCGCATTGAAGACGATATCGTCGTCACTGAGCATGGCTATGAGATTTTAACAGAGAGCCCAAAACAATTAGAGGTCGTGCCATACAAATAA
- a CDS encoding PspA/IM30 family protein, with product MFKFFKRVKTVVGSELNALLDKAEDPVKMLDQFMREMEADIREAETAVAKQIANEKMLNKKYLDAQSLVEKRQEQAVQALEAGNEDLARRALEDKKTQAEQADLLKETHTRAKQDADNLRTRLDEMKREHQEMKLKKDTLKARAESAQVRKKMNHAMSSVGSDESKAGFERMEEKVMQFEAEAETSEDIRSSNRSLDDEFETLGKSGVDDELAALKKQLGKE from the coding sequence ATGTTTAAATTTTTTAAACGGGTAAAAACGGTTGTAGGCTCTGAATTAAATGCGTTACTAGACAAAGCGGAAGATCCGGTAAAAATGCTTGATCAGTTTATGCGAGAGATGGAAGCGGATATTCGCGAAGCTGAAACCGCAGTAGCAAAACAAATTGCGAACGAAAAGATGCTAAACAAAAAGTATCTGGACGCACAAAGTCTTGTTGAAAAACGTCAAGAGCAGGCTGTTCAAGCGTTAGAAGCTGGCAACGAAGATCTTGCTCGCCGTGCACTTGAAGATAAAAAAACACAAGCGGAGCAAGCTGACCTTCTTAAAGAAACTCATACACGCGCAAAACAGGATGCAGATAATTTACGTACGCGCCTAGATGAAATGAAACGCGAACACCAAGAAATGAAACTGAAAAAAGATACATTGAAGGCTCGTGCTGAATCGGCACAAGTGCGTAAGAAAATGAACCATGCGATGTCTTCTGTTGGATCGGATGAGTCGAAAGCTGGCTTTGAGCGAATGGAAGAAAAGGTTATGCAATTTGAAGCAGAAGCTGAAACAAGCGAAGACATTCGTTCCTCTAACCGCAGTCTAGACGATGAATTTGAAACTCTAGGGAAAAGTGGCGTAGATGACGAGCTTGCCGCATTGAAAAAGCAGTTAGGCAAAGAGTAA
- a CDS encoding DUF350 domain-containing protein: protein MVLLTLLYFVVAVIVVLIGIFLFEWLTKKYNDWEEIKNGNVAVALSVGGKVAGICIVLAFSINHNDSALDTFLWGLLGVALQLIAYLIFELMTRGFSVESELKVRNIAVGIISLCVSVGLGFVIGASIT, encoded by the coding sequence ATGGTGCTCTTAACACTACTGTACTTTGTTGTTGCAGTCATTGTTGTCTTAATTGGTATCTTTTTATTCGAGTGGCTGACAAAGAAATACAATGATTGGGAAGAAATTAAAAACGGTAACGTTGCCGTAGCTCTTTCTGTTGGTGGAAAGGTTGCTGGGATTTGTATCGTATTAGCCTTTTCAATCAACCATAATGATTCTGCCCTCGATACTTTTTTATGGGGTTTGCTTGGTGTCGCTCTTCAACTAATTGCATACCTTATCTTTGAATTAATGACTCGAGGATTTTCTGTGGAAAGTGAATTAAAAGTGAGAAACATCGCTGTGGGCATTATATCTTTATGTGTGTCCGTCGGCCTAGGATTCGTCATTGGAGCATCGATTACATAG
- a CDS encoding DUF350 domain-containing protein, producing MYFVVSVLVVVIGVILFELLTRKYRDWEEIKNGNVAVALSVGGKVIGICIVLAFSIFHNDSVMSTFLWGLLGVVLQLIAYLIFELLTRGFSVESELKAKNIAVGIISFCVSVGLGFVIGASIT from the coding sequence ATGTATTTTGTCGTGTCGGTGCTTGTTGTTGTTATCGGTGTTATCTTATTTGAATTGTTGACGAGAAAATATCGGGATTGGGAAGAAATTAAAAATGGCAATGTCGCTGTCGCTTTATCCGTAGGAGGAAAGGTTATCGGGATTTGTATTGTGCTTGCATTTTCTATCTTTCACAACGATTCCGTGATGTCCACTTTTCTTTGGGGTTTACTCGGTGTTGTTTTACAGCTAATTGCGTACCTCATTTTTGAATTGCTCACACGAGGATTTTCTGTTGAATCTGAGTTGAAGGCAAAAAACATTGCAGTTGGAATTATCTCGTTTTGTGTGTCCGTTGGTCTTGGATTCGTCATTGGAGCGTCCATTACATAA
- a CDS encoding DUF4178 domain-containing protein, with product MGVFSRIMTKLKGDKTPPPKVQARNLYNLKTGDIVTYELEDYEIVGTLTYNDSGYKWYAYQLVSTGKTIWLSVEMDDELELGVYEKVSIPLQKPIPQKITYDGKTYYAGEKGSAYVTGTGRSQNVSNRKMSYHEFADEEDETYLSVEIWGEEVEVSKGYSIEEFELKVLAGS from the coding sequence ATGGGCGTATTTTCAAGAATTATGACGAAGCTAAAAGGGGATAAGACACCTCCTCCGAAAGTGCAAGCACGAAACCTGTATAACTTAAAGACCGGAGATATTGTCACCTACGAGCTTGAAGATTATGAGATCGTCGGTACGCTCACGTACAATGATTCCGGCTATAAGTGGTACGCCTACCAGCTGGTAAGTACAGGGAAAACGATTTGGCTTTCGGTTGAAATGGACGATGAGCTTGAACTAGGTGTGTATGAAAAGGTGTCTATTCCTTTGCAAAAACCAATCCCCCAGAAGATTACTTATGATGGTAAAACGTATTATGCGGGTGAGAAAGGGTCTGCTTATGTAACTGGCACAGGGCGTTCTCAAAACGTTTCAAATCGCAAAATGAGCTACCATGAATTTGCTGATGAAGAGGATGAAACATACCTCTCCGTTGAAATTTGGGGCGAGGAAGTTGAAGTGAGCAAAGGATATTCGATTGAGGAATTTGAGTTGAAGGTTCTTGCAGGAAGCTAA
- a CDS encoding DUF4247 domain-containing protein, which produces MKSVYSMIGLVSLILLLTGCGQGDVSEYLDGTNDYQLTDVITSSTDSSDYSRIYTNSSKSLEQVSQELSDWKSPEESSQIVDGKQALIYDENLVVLTSNEEGTQVEVSEDDFVRDNYRPSFFNQLLTLAVLNRFLGVSDWGRLQQSRCSSLTGNGSCYSGYATSGSGYRGPTSPSPFREYSSRGGGPGSGK; this is translated from the coding sequence ATGAAAAGTGTATACAGTATGATTGGGCTAGTAAGTCTCATTCTCTTGTTAACTGGCTGTGGACAGGGTGATGTAAGCGAATATCTCGATGGAACAAATGACTATCAGTTAACGGATGTTATTACGAGTAGCACAGACTCTTCTGATTATTCAAGAATCTACACAAATTCCTCGAAATCACTTGAACAGGTGAGTCAGGAATTAAGCGATTGGAAGTCCCCTGAAGAAAGCAGTCAAATCGTCGATGGCAAACAAGCGCTTATATATGATGAAAATTTGGTGGTCTTAACATCGAACGAGGAAGGTACTCAGGTTGAAGTGTCAGAGGATGATTTTGTCAGAGACAACTATCGCCCGAGCTTCTTTAACCAATTGCTAACGCTTGCTGTATTAAACCGATTTCTCGGTGTCTCGGATTGGGGAAGACTCCAGCAATCGCGCTGTTCGAGTCTGACAGGTAACGGAAGCTGTTATTCAGGGTATGCAACTTCAGGAAGTGGATATAGAGGTCCGACAAGTCCATCTCCTTTTAGAGAATACTCAAGCCGTGGTGGTGGGCCTGGTTCTGGAAAGTAA
- a CDS encoding polyamine aminopropyltransferase, protein MISPGRQVNSLYWASGIVSICGIIFEVLFGALGSYILGDGVKQYTLTISLFLTGMGIGAAISEKVTKNLILSFVWIEYAIGLIGGFSAFILFGVTAYLPGGTDALVLYGITLIVGTFTGVELPVLIRKANEIGVSLSRSTARVLFSDYAGGLAGGLLFVFLLRPQFGLVKTPFLVALVNVGIALWILWLFRSQIKHFKIHAFFGIFFLIILIVGVLFGEQTAFRFEQRLYQDTIVHAEETAYQRIIITRNGGDTRLYLNGQLQLSSVDEHRYHEALIHPAMSAAEKREKVLILGGGDGAALREILKYDDVKDVTLVDLDPRVVQLAKTNHFLLDINQRSLFSPKVDVLHQDAFQFLESHKGFFDVIIIDLPDPNNEALNKLYTFEFYSLVRNHLSPGGTMEVQATSPVFAREAYWTINKTIQSTGLHTLNLHVDVPSFGNWGFVLASREEITEDEMSVMVETDFLTNDVLSALTAFGKDEGPPKEDVEVNTLINPLLLELYESSWKFY, encoded by the coding sequence ATGATTAGTCCAGGTAGGCAGGTTAATTCGCTTTACTGGGCGTCAGGCATCGTCTCCATATGCGGCATTATTTTTGAAGTTCTTTTTGGCGCGCTAGGCTCCTACATCTTGGGGGATGGTGTGAAGCAGTACACGTTAACGATTTCTTTGTTTTTAACTGGAATGGGCATCGGCGCAGCCATTAGTGAAAAGGTCACCAAAAATTTAATCCTCTCCTTTGTTTGGATTGAATATGCCATCGGATTAATTGGTGGCTTTTCTGCTTTCATCCTATTCGGTGTCACCGCGTATTTGCCTGGGGGTACGGATGCACTTGTTCTCTATGGCATTACCCTGATTGTTGGTACGTTCACTGGTGTGGAGCTACCCGTGCTCATACGTAAAGCGAACGAAATCGGAGTTTCTTTAAGTAGAAGCACTGCTCGAGTTCTTTTTTCTGACTATGCAGGGGGGTTGGCAGGAGGCTTATTGTTTGTCTTTTTGCTTCGACCTCAGTTTGGTCTTGTGAAAACCCCATTTCTTGTGGCCCTTGTTAACGTCGGTATTGCTCTTTGGATCCTTTGGCTATTTCGTTCGCAAATCAAACACTTTAAAATTCATGCGTTTTTTGGCATTTTCTTTTTAATTATTCTCATTGTAGGTGTGTTGTTTGGTGAACAAACGGCTTTTCGTTTTGAACAAAGGCTATATCAGGATACGATTGTCCACGCTGAAGAAACCGCCTATCAGCGCATCATTATTACACGCAATGGCGGAGACACTCGATTGTACTTAAATGGACAGCTGCAATTAAGCTCCGTTGATGAGCATCGATATCATGAAGCTCTCATTCATCCTGCCATGTCGGCTGCTGAAAAACGAGAAAAGGTGCTCATTCTTGGGGGTGGTGATGGGGCTGCTTTGCGCGAGATCTTAAAATATGATGATGTCAAAGACGTCACTTTGGTAGATCTAGACCCTCGTGTTGTTCAACTAGCAAAAACGAATCATTTCTTACTTGATATAAATCAGAGGTCATTGTTCAGCCCGAAAGTCGATGTTCTTCATCAGGACGCTTTTCAATTTTTAGAATCACATAAAGGGTTCTTTGACGTCATTATCATTGATTTACCCGATCCAAACAATGAAGCATTAAACAAATTGTATACGTTTGAGTTTTATTCGCTCGTTCGTAATCATTTGAGTCCAGGTGGCACGATGGAGGTCCAGGCAACAAGTCCTGTATTTGCTAGGGAAGCTTACTGGACCATCAATAAAACGATTCAAAGCACTGGACTCCATACGTTAAACCTTCACGTCGATGTCCCAAGCTTTGGAAATTGGGGATTCGTGCTTGCTTCAAGAGAAGAAATAACGGAAGATGAAATGTCAGTCATGGTGGAGACCGACTTTCTTACCAATGATGTACTCTCCGCCCTAACGGCTTTTGGAAAAGATGAAGGTCCACCTAAAGAGGATGTAGAAGTAAATACATTAATTAACCCGTTGCTGCTTGAACTATATGAGAGTTCATGGAAATTTTATTGA